One segment of Pseudodesulfovibrio sp. 5S69 DNA contains the following:
- a CDS encoding metal-dependent hydrolase, with amino-acid sequence MEITWFGHANFRIKAADATLFIDPFFVGNPSAPTSYKDVDECNLILVTHDHHDHIGQTLEMAVKHDAEVVAMFDVIQSLMKQGLPEHLGVGMNIGGTVSRKGLDIQMVQAVHSSTSGFPAGFVITEPGGLCVYDSGDTGLFGDMELIGKFHDIDVAMLPIGGRFTMDARQAAYACKLLKCKKLIPQHWGTWGILAQNTRSMAEQLALVAPDTEMLELAIGEPMTI; translated from the coding sequence ATGGAAATTACCTGGTTCGGCCACGCGAATTTCAGAATCAAGGCCGCAGACGCCACCCTGTTCATCGACCCGTTCTTCGTGGGCAACCCCAGCGCCCCCACATCCTATAAGGACGTGGACGAATGCAACCTCATCCTGGTGACCCACGATCACCACGACCACATCGGCCAGACCCTGGAGATGGCCGTCAAGCACGACGCCGAAGTGGTGGCCATGTTCGATGTCATCCAGTCCCTGATGAAGCAGGGGCTGCCCGAACACCTGGGCGTGGGCATGAACATCGGCGGCACGGTCAGCCGCAAGGGGCTGGACATCCAGATGGTCCAGGCCGTCCACTCCTCGACATCGGGGTTCCCCGCGGGCTTCGTCATCACCGAACCGGGCGGCCTGTGCGTCTACGACTCGGGCGACACCGGCCTGTTCGGCGACATGGAACTGATCGGAAAATTCCACGACATCGACGTGGCCATGCTGCCCATCGGCGGCCGGTTCACCATGGACGCCCGGCAGGCGGCCTACGCCTGCAAGCTGCTCAAATGCAAAAAGCTCATCCCCCAGCACTGGGGGACGTGGGGCATCCTGGCCCAGAACACCCGCTCCATGGCCGAGCAGCTCGCTCTGGTGGCCCCGGACACCGAGATGCTCGAACTCGCCATCGGCGAGCCCATGACCATCTAG
- a CDS encoding UbiX family flavin prenyltransferase — protein sequence MESKRIILAISGASGSLYAASLIQGLVDRDDVELHVIVSDAAREVLALETGLQPDALTRGATVHAPDDIAAPPASGSWRHDGMIICPCSMATLSAVATGFGHTLIHRAADVTLKERRKLILVPRETPLSAIHLQNMLTATQAGAVILPACPGFYHRPATIADLTDQVAGKVLDQLDIPHSLFRRWGE from the coding sequence ATGGAATCTAAACGCATCATCCTGGCAATCAGCGGCGCGAGCGGCAGCCTGTACGCCGCCTCCCTGATCCAGGGACTCGTCGATCGCGACGACGTGGAACTGCACGTCATAGTCTCCGACGCCGCCAGAGAAGTGCTGGCACTCGAAACCGGCCTCCAACCCGACGCCCTCACGCGCGGCGCCACGGTCCACGCCCCCGACGACATCGCCGCCCCCCCCGCCAGCGGCTCCTGGCGGCACGACGGCATGATCATCTGCCCCTGCTCCATGGCCACCCTGTCCGCCGTGGCCACCGGCTTCGGCCACACCCTTATCCACCGGGCCGCGGACGTGACCCTCAAGGAACGGAGGAAACTGATCCTCGTACCTCGCGAGACCCCGCTCTCCGCCATCCACCTGCAAAACATGCTCACGGCGACCCAAGCCGGGGCTGTCATTCTACCGGCATGTCCGGGCTTCTATCATCGCCCGGCAACCATTGCGGACCTGACCGACCAGGTGGCCGGCAAGGTCCTCGACCAACTGGACATCCCCCATTCCCTGTTCAGGCGGTGGGGGGAGTAG